In Candidatus Micrarchaeota archaeon, a single genomic region encodes these proteins:
- a CDS encoding T9SS type A sorting domain-containing protein, whose translation MKKHLKTHNRSEIFNKDRKNRRKLSEVIRRGLSVFLGLSVLVSTSYAEGRPQPTVGERERSKKNVHQEWRNDYEFEYYTTVTKRVAGPDTSYVSTKEWVYAYGDGTEPLEPAEAGSDTFVIPDELVDDCLGMKYYVVNYEYVKMDYDDVVASRDTASTTMFDIYADQPVYEDWYLENIFYLSPEYDTIATLRAFVSCLDKDGWPRAKYFGFAYPDEGGFSWSIVYGRFQRRPAEMVDETTPDESGIKVYPNPASGMLFVDVGRETGTVILYDITGRRVFDITGNGLLALDISTLNSGTYWLVVEKDGKKETKKVQVLTGSITR comes from the coding sequence ATGAAAAAACATCTTAAAACACATAATAGAAGTGAAATATTCAACAAAGATAGAAAAAACAGAAGGAAGTTATCAGAAGTAATCAGGCGCGGGTTATCCGTTTTTCTCGGTCTCTCTGTATTGGTGTCAACCTCTTATGCTGAAGGCAGACCCCAACCGACGGTTGGAGAAAGGGAAAGGTCTAAGAAAAACGTACACCAAGAGTGGAGAAATGATTACGAATTTGAATACTACACTACAGTAACTAAGAGGGTAGCAGGTCCGGACACCTCATACGTGAGTACGAAGGAATGGGTATACGCTTACGGTGACGGTACAGAACCTCTTGAACCTGCAGAGGCAGGGTCGGACACGTTCGTGATTCCGGATGAATTGGTTGATGATTGTTTAGGGATGAAGTACTACGTAGTTAACTATGAATACGTAAAAATGGATTATGATGACGTCGTGGCATCAAGGGATACTGCATCTACCACGATGTTCGATATCTATGCTGACCAACCGGTGTACGAAGATTGGTATTTGGAGAATATCTTCTACCTTTCCCCAGAATACGACACCATTGCAACGTTGAGGGCGTTTGTCTCCTGTCTCGATAAAGACGGCTGGCCAAGAGCAAAGTATTTCGGTTTCGCGTATCCTGACGAGGGCGGGTTTTCGTGGTCTATAGTGTACGGTCGTTTCCAGAGACGTCCTGCGGAGATGGTAGACGAAACCACACCTGATGAGAGCGGGATCAAGGTCTATCCGAACCCAGCATCGGGGATGTTGTTCGTTGATGTGGGAAGAGAAACCGGAACGGTCATACTTTATGACATTACCGGACGTCGTGTGTTCGATATAACGGGAAACGGATTGTTAGCGCTTGACATCTCAACACTGAACTCCGGGACGTACTGGTTAGTTGTCGAAAAGGACGGAAAAAAAGAAACAAAAAAGGTTCAGGTATTAACAGGTTCTATCACAAGATAA
- a CDS encoding polyprenyl synthetase family protein, translated as MGAEDVVNYLKAEKENIDKLIEDIIPRRVDERFMETLLGTPLYKYDAETFQKTVVDPLWDLLDRGGKRWRPWMFFTVLRCLGGDYDKYKYLGAAIEVIHNGSLVADDIEDRTTVRRGKKAIHLIFGEDVAVNLSSLMYFLPTKAIDDIDADPETYRRLSNTLHSELIRIHVGQATDIGWHAGMKDTRRITVPEYLQMCANKTGVLPRLACKWAGIASGLSEEDVEKLGRMGETIGVAFQIQDDIMNLTQAEGLGKEFGDDITEGKRTLMVIKVMEDGSEEDKNTLIDILNKHTTDIEEKRKVVEIFNKYNAFDYAKQVARRIVTEAWEEAEQVLPDNEYKEMLHSLALFCVERDR; from the coding sequence ATGGGAGCCGAAGACGTTGTTAACTATCTTAAAGCCGAGAAGGAGAACATAGATAAACTTATCGAAGACATCATCCCGAGACGCGTTGACGAAAGGTTCATGGAGACGTTGCTAGGCACTCCTCTGTACAAGTACGATGCAGAAACGTTTCAGAAGACGGTCGTCGACCCTCTGTGGGACCTGTTGGATAGGGGCGGCAAACGATGGCGACCGTGGATGTTTTTCACGGTGTTGAGATGTTTGGGCGGTGATTACGATAAGTACAAATATCTAGGTGCCGCGATAGAGGTTATACATAACGGTTCTCTGGTTGCCGACGATATCGAAGACAGAACCACTGTAAGACGTGGTAAAAAGGCTATCCATCTGATCTTCGGTGAGGATGTTGCGGTCAACCTTTCCTCGCTGATGTATTTCCTGCCCACCAAGGCCATAGATGATATCGATGCTGACCCGGAAACCTACAGACGGTTGTCGAACACGTTACACAGTGAACTGATCAGGATACATGTCGGTCAGGCTACGGATATAGGATGGCATGCTGGTATGAAGGATACGAGACGGATCACCGTGCCTGAATATCTTCAGATGTGCGCTAACAAAACGGGTGTGTTGCCGAGACTTGCGTGTAAATGGGCAGGTATAGCATCGGGTCTCTCCGAAGAAGATGTGGAAAAGTTGGGTAGGATGGGTGAAACGATAGGCGTGGCCTTCCAGATCCAGGATGATATAATGAACCTTACCCAGGCGGAAGGGTTGGGTAAAGAGTTCGGTGACGATATCACTGAAGGTAAGAGGACGTTGATGGTGATAAAGGTTATGGAGGATGGGTCGGAGGAAGATAAGAACACGTTGATAGATATACTGAACAAACATACAACCGATATAGAAGAGAAGAGAAAGGTTGTTGAGATATTCAATAAGTATAACGCCTTTGATTATGCTAAACAGGTTGCCCGAAGGATCGTTACAGAGGCATGGGAAGAGGCCGAACAGGTGTTGCCCGATAACGAGTACAAGGAGATGTTGCACAGTTTGGCCCTGTTCTGCGTTGAACGTGATAGATGA